The following DNA comes from Pirellulales bacterium.
GCCGCTCCGCACACGGTCCACAACGAAGTGGCCACGCGATTGCTGGTGGACGAACACCTTGCCATTCCTCCGGGGGCTGCCGACCACCGCGTCGAGCATTCCGTACGGCTCAACGACGAAGTGCTGTTACTGGCAATATTTCCTCACATGCACTCCGCGGCAAGTCGTTTCGTTATCAGGCACGATATCCGGACGGTTCGCAAGAAACTCTGCTGTACGTGCCGCGTTATGACTTCGATTGGCAGCACCGCTACGCGTTGCTCGAACCGAAGCGGCTGCCTTCGGGCACCGTGCTCAGTTGCCAGGCCGTGTACGACAATTCGCGTGCGAATCCGCGCAATCCCGATCCCAGCGTCATGGTTACGACCGGGCCGCAGAGCAGCGACGAAATGTTCAACGGTTATTTCGACGTGGCATTGGCCGATGAGGGTCTGCAAAGCGTTTCTCACCGCTGGTCTGCGCTACTGCGTTACGGGACTCATCCGGCGATGGCGTTGTTGAAATACCCGATACGAAAACCTGCTTCGATTTCAGGTTGAATACGCCAACCGAGATACCGACCGCGTGGTGTCGCTGCCCGGCCAGTTGGTCGCCCGCGAGCACATCGGCGGCATGTATATGGAAGGAGAGGTGCGGCTCCGGAAGGAGTCGAAGCTGAGCTATCTGGTGCGATACGACTTGCTGGACCACCGCAGTATCGTGCCGCCGCCGGGCAGCACCCTCACGACCGGCCGGTTCGACGTCAAACGGACAACTGTCGGCGTCAACTACCAGTTGACCGGCAATAGCCTGTTGATGCTCAACTACGAACGCTGGGTTCTCCCCGGCCCGCTACCCGATTTGAACGTCTACGGCGTGCGCTGGGCAGCCACGTTTTGACGACCAAGCCTGACAATCTCTTCATCTTGCGGCGCAATTGTTGCACGATTCGGGCGGTCGTCCTAACATAGATATTGGAAAGGCGGTTTATCGCTTGAAACAGGAGCCCGCCATGCTCAGTCTTGCCAGTTCGTCGCGTCATCAACGTGAGACCAGCGCCCTCATCGAGCAGCAGATTCAGCGCTGGTTGATGCTGCAACAGGCCGTGGAACAACGTTCGCCGCCGTGCGATTCGGTCGCCTGCGGACACTACATCGCCATCTCGCGCGAGGCCGGCACGGGCGCCGAGCAAATCGCGCGTGCCGTCGGCGACGAGTTGGGCTGGCGGACGCTCGATCGCGAGCTGCTCGGCTTGGTGGCCAAGGCCGCCGCCTGCTCGCCCTACGACGTCGAATTGATCGACGAGACGGGCGTGCGCTGGATCATGGAAATCTTCAATCACTGGATCGAGCACGCCCCGGTGAGCCACGAGAAATACTTCCTTCGTCTGTCGGCCGTGCTGCGGGCCGCCGTGCGGCAGGAAAACGTGGTGATCGTGGGCCGCGGCGCGCGGTTCTTGTTGCCGCACGACAAAGGGCTTTCCGTGCGGCTGATCGCTCCCAAGCACTTTCGCATCGAACAGGTGCGGCTGTTGCAGGGAATAAGCTTGGAGCAGGCCCGCGAATGGGTCGACCAGACCGACCGCGACCGGCGCGAGTTCGTGTTGCAGCACTTCCACCACGATGTCCACCATATCCACCTCTACGATTTGGTGCTCAACGTCGAGAAGCTCGGCGCCGACGGCGCCGCGCGGCAGATTGCCGCGGCCGCCCGCGACGTGTTTCCGCGTTGAACGGTCACTTCTGACGCGCGCCATGCAAACAATGGCGGTGGCTGGGGCAGAAGCTGGCCGAGATCGATCCGGCCATTGCCAAAACGCGCCGTTCGGCCGGCGATGTCCCGGTGGCGGCGCGACCGGGGCATCGCCGCGGCGGAGCGGTTAGGTCAGGAACCGGCCGAGCGCGCGGCTCTGCCCCAGCCACCGCCGTTGGTTTCGCCTTCTGCAGCGTGGCGTATAGAATACTTGCATGGCTGCTGTACCCGAACGCGAGACGATCTTTTCCGCCGGCCGGCTGGCGGGCATCGATTATGGCACAGTGCGCGTGGGCGTGGCCTTGACCGATGCGCGGCGGACGTTGGCCAGCCCCTACGAGATTTACCGCCGCCGCGACCGCGCCGCCGACGCACGCTATTTTCAGTCGCTCGTGGCTCAAGAACGGATCGTGGGCTTCGTCGTGGGCCTGCCGGTACACCTGAACGGGCGTGAAAGCGAGAAGTCGCGCGAAGCCCGGCAGTTCGGCGAGTGGCTGGCCGAAACAACCGGCCTGCCGGTGGCCTACTTCGACGAGCGATTCACGACGGCCGAGGCCGACCAGTTTCTCGGCGCGGCGGAACTGACCAAGAAGCAGCGGGCGGCCCGACGCGATATGCTGGCCGCGCAGATTATGCTGGCGGCGTTTCTCGAATCGACCTCGCCGGGCGAACCGGCGCCCCTTGACGACTGAGTGCGACGCCGATGGCAACAAGATTGATTATCGGCTGCGGTTACCTGGGCGGCCGCGTGGTCCGGCGCTGGCTCGCGGCGGGCGATGCGGTGTATGCCGTGACGCGCCGGGCCGACCGCGCCCTGGCCTGGCAACAGGAAGGACTCAAGCCGGTCGTGGCCGATGTCACCGACCGCCCAACGCTCGATTTGCCAACAGCCGACACCGTGCTCTATGCCGTCGCCCACGATCCAAGGTCGGGCAAGAGCCACACCGAGACACACGTGGTCGGATTGACGAACGTGCTCGACGCGCTGCCCCCCACGTTTCGGCGGCTGATCTATATCAGCACGACCGGCGTTTACGGCGACGGTCAGGGCCAGTGGGTCGATGAAGAAACTCCCTGCCATCCCCAGCGGCCGGCGGGCGTGGCATGCCTGGCGGCCGAACGAATGCTTGAAGCTCACGGCCACGGCCGGCGGGCGGTCATTCTGCGTCTGGCGGGCCTCTATGGTCCCGATCGAATCCCCCGCATCGACGCGCTGTTGGCCGGCGAGGCGCTCGACGCTCCGCAACACGGCTTCTTGAATCTGGTCCACGTCGACGACGCCGTCGAAGCCGTGCTTGCCGCCGACGAGATCGAGACGAGCTTACCGCGACGCTATCTGATTGCCGATGGCGCTCCGGTGGAGCGGGACGAATACTACGCCGAGTTGGCGGGGTTGGTCGGCGCACCGGCTCCGCGGTTTCGGCTGCCCCAGCGCGAGACGCCGGCCTACGCCCGTGCGACCGCCGACAAGCGCGTCTCGAACGCCCGCATGTTGGCCGAGCTCCAGCTGACGCTTCGTTATCCGAGCTACCGTGAGGGGTTGAGGGCGATCGTGGCCGGGCGACAGGCATTGGGCGAGTAACGGGCTGACCACCGCCCGAGGTTATATGCGGCTAGTCGTGAATTGGAACCAGGTGGGGGGTGATCTCCAGCGCGCTGGAGATCGCGGCCAACGGCAGATCGCCAAACGGTTGAAGGGTTTTCCCGCGGTCCGCCGGACTTGGGGACATGATCCAAACGATCGAGTCGTTTACGGATTTCAATCCGTCGTCCGGAGTCGAAACGACGCCTTACGCCTCCGGCGCCTTTACCGATCCCACGATGAGCGCGCAAGCGCACGCCGCGCCGGTAGCAGCGCCGGCGGTACCCGAACCGTCGAGCCTCACGCTGTTCGGCGTGGCGGCTGGGATGTTCGCTGGTTACCGCGGCTGGCGGCGAAGAAAACAGGCATCCATCGCCTGACCGTCTCGGCGAATTCGTTAAGCTCGCGCTCGGCCGGAGCTTCAGGCGCGCGCGGTGGGACGGCGCTCGCAAGCTCGCTTGTCCCACGCTACGGATGGTGGATGGTCGTCAGCAGAAAACTAAAACGGCAGCAGCACCCCCAGCGAGGCGATGTGGATCTGGGCGCGGAGCGTGCTGTTGTTGAAATCGCCGCCGGCCAGGAGGCTTGTGCCCACGTACCGCGTGGGACCGAAGGAGTATTGATCAGCGGCGTTCACCCTGCGATTTAGGGCAGGCCGATCGGCGACGTGAAATCGGCGGGCTTCACGGCCAACAGCGAGCAGGGCACGTGCGTCACCAGCCGCTCGGCCGTGTTGCCGATGAACACGCCCGGAATGCCGCTGCGGGCCATCGTGCCCATCACCAGCAGGTCGACGTGGTGGACCCGAATGAAATCGAGAACGGCGGTGTCGGCGATGCTCAGCCCTTCGACGATGTGCAGCTCCGCCTTGACCGACGGATTCGGCCCGGCAACGCGGGCCAACTGCTCGTCCAGCCGCTGCCGCCCGTCGGCCTTCACCTTGTCGTGATAAATCTGCGCGCTCGTGTCGAGCAGGCCGGTGCTCCAGAGGCGGTCGAGCGGATAATCGACGGCGTGCAGCAAGTTGACCTTGGCCCCGGTCAGCGCTCCCAGCGCCAGCCCTAATCGCAAGGCGTTCTCGGCCACCTCGCTCAAATCGCTGGCCACCAGAATGCTGGTCGGCAGCGGATGCGGTTCGGGCCGCGTGATCCACACCGGGCAGGGGCAATTGTGCAGCAGCTTCATGGCCGTGCTGCCAAACAGAAACCGCTCGACGGCGCCCACGTTGCGCGTGCCGACGATCACCACGTCGTACTGCCCACGCTCGACCTCGCGCGTGAGTTCCACCCACCCCTCGCCGCTGACGAGCCGGGAGTCGGCGGTCAGACCTCGCGCTTTGGCCTCGTGGACCAGATGGTCGAGGGCACGGCCGCCCGACTTTCGAAGCTGGCCGGTGACGCGCGAGGCATCGCCTCCCAGCGAAACGATGGTCGCTTCGGGCAGGTCGACGGCGGCAAAAAACGTGACGCTGGCCGCCGATGTTTCGGCCAGCCAGAGGCCATGCTTGATGGCTTCTGCGACGGGCGGCGAAAAGTTGCTCGAACCCACGCCGTCGGCCTGCAAAAGATCGACGCCCACCAGGACTTTCTGAAACGGTGCCATGAGGTTGTTTCCCGACGAATTCGTTGACATCGCGCGCCCAGACCGAACCGGCCGGCGTCGAACAGGCCGATTGCGGGCCTGCCGCAACTCCGGCACGCTCCAGCTTACACTAGGGACATGCTTCGATGTAGCGGGGACATGATGTGCGAAACGGCGCGCCGAGCACGCTTAGCACAGCTTTCGGCACGCAATCGTATCGCTCCCCGCCGCAATGCCTTTGTTGCTTTCGCGGTTTTTCTCGGCGTTTTCGGCGTCGGATGTGGTTCGGCTCCGCTTCGGCGCACCACGTGCTTTAGTAACCGGTGGGTCGTTCATCGACGACGTTCTTACCGACTTGATTAGAAAGAAGCGCGACTACGCCCGTTTTGAATGAAAAGTCTTATTGGCAGCTTGCCGACCGCGGCCTTGCCGCGTGCGACAGGCAGGAAACCGCACGGAGTTACGAACCATGAACACCTACAAAGACAGCGAAATTCATTGCGACCATTGCCAATGGACGAGCGAGCGTGCGCTCTGGCACGACGACGTCCGCGTATGGGAGCAAGAGATCGACGAGATGGGCGCGAAGCTGCGCCGAGTCGAGGCGGTGCTGATCCAGCACCGGCACGACTTGCAAGTCCACGCCGCCGCGCTGCGGCTGTACGACGACCGGGACGCTCGCCGGGAGCACGCCTTGGCCCAATACGAGAAAGAAGGCAACGACGAAAAAGGGATGGTGCTGGAGCACGCGCATGAGTCGGAGGTCTCTCAACAGGCCCGGCAGCGCGAACGCCACCACGAGTTGAAGGCAGCTCAGCGGCGGCTGATGGCGAATCTGTTGGCCATGGCCAAGATCGCCGATCACTTGCAAGACTGGGATTGGTGATGTCCGTCACGCTCGGCTCTTGACGGTCAGCCAAACCGGGCCATCGGGCCATAAGCCCAAAGACGCAATCGGCTTGACGACTTGACCGGGCCGAAGGGTGACGTCGAATTCTTGAAGCACTCGGGCGACGACGAGTTGCATCTCCAGCAAGGCAAATTCATTTCCGATGCACTGGTGCGGCCCCCCGAGAAAGGGAAAGTAAGCTTCCTTCGGACGACCGGCCATGCGCTCAGCGGTGAAACGGTCGGGGTCGAAGACGTCCGGCGCGTCCCAGAAAGCGGGATGCCGGTGAGTGACGTACGGGCACAAAACCACCGTCGAACGCGCCGGGATACGGAAACCGCCGATCTCGTCATTCGCGACAACGCGGCGCGGGACGACCCAGATCGGCGGGTATAATCGCAGTGACTCTTGGATGACGGCACGCGTGATGTGCAACCGCGGTGCATCCGCCGCGCTGGGCAGCCGATCGCCGATCACCGCCTTGATCTCCTGGCAGACACGCTCGCGTATCGGCGCATGAGAGGCAAGCAAATACCAGGTCCAGGTGAGCGCGGTGGCCGTCGTCTCGTAGCCTGCGAGCAAGAAGTTCAGAACCTCGCTGCGGAGCTGGTCGGCGGTCATTCTTTCGCCCGTTTCTTCGTCGCGGGCCTGAACGAGCATCGAAAGCAGATCGCCGCGGTCCGCCTCGTCGCCCAGCCGCTCTCGGACAATCGCCGTCACGATCTGTTTGAGCGTCGACACCGCCTTTTTGAATCGGCGGTTCGTCGACGTCGGCACCCAGCTCGGTGAACCGAAGGGATGATGGAGTCGATATTCGAAATACTGGCCCAGCACGGCGAACGCCTGGCCTACTTCGTCGGCCTCATGGCTTACATCCCGATCGAAGAGTGTCCGGCTCGTGATGCCAAGAGTCAGGCGCGACATCTCGCGTCGCGCCTCGATCACCTTTTCTTCTTCTTCCGCCGCCATGTCACGCCATCGCGATACCAGCCCGGACGCCGCGTCGACCATCACGCCGGTGTACTCGGCCAGCCTTTGCCGGTGAAAGGCGGGTTGTGCCATCCGCCGCTGTCGAAGCCAGAAAGCCCCTTCCGACACGGTCAGGCTGTCGCCAAATATTCGCCGCATCAACCGGTACTGCCAGCCGCGCAAATAGTTCTTAGGATGCTCGTGCAACACGCGTCGGACGTGCTCCGGATGGAAGAGGAAATGGACCACCACCGGCCCAATGCGGAAACGAAATACGTCGCCGAACCGCTCCCGTGCCTGCATTTGAAAGCTCAGCGGGTCGCACAGGAAGGCGCCCAAGGGGCCATAGGGCAGCGGAATGGCATGAGTGATTCCTGGGGCCACAGCCATGTCAGTGTGCCGCTGGTCGGCCGCCGTGAAACTCGCCGTGACCGGCGTCGTCCCAGCTTTGACCGTTGACCAGCACGTCGGCCACGAGCTCGCTCGACAATGCGCGGCGCACCGCGGCCAGCACCTGGCGATGTTCCATGGGCTTGTTGTAAATCAAGCTCAGGCAAATCGGCTGGGGAGTTTCCGTGTCGACATGCTCGAGCACGGCGGTGCCCCCGCCCGCGGCCGCTTGCGACTCGAGGTGCTCCGGCGTCGATGCCAGCGGCCGAGGAGGCCCTCCCTTGAGAAGGTCTTCGAGGCCGTCGGTGTCGTACCACCGCACCGAACCTTGCTGCTTGACGTGCAGCCGCAGCCAACGGCGGAGCGAACGCCCCAGCGCCTTGAAGTCGGCGGGCGTGAGCGCCTGGCGAGGATAGATATCGAAGTTGACGGTCACAGCGGTCCTTCTATCGGGTCCGGTTCTGGTCTGTGGCGGAACGGGCAGAGGCGCCGCCCTCACCCAACATCGTCTCGCAAGCACTCTGGCACTTGCGGCACTCCTTGGCGCATTGGCTCATGTGTTGATCGTCGGTAAACCGCTCGCAGGCTGCGGCACAGCGGGCGCAGGCGTCGGCGCACGCCTTGCATATCAGGCCGCTGAACGGACCACCCCGCGAGACGATCTGGTCGGCGGCGGCGCAAATCTCAGCACAGTCGAGGCAAGTCTGCAACGTCTCCCGATGGGCCTTGTTTCCCTCGCTGACGAGATCGAGGCAGTGGGC
Coding sequences within:
- a CDS encoding cytidylate kinase-like family protein — protein: MLSLASSSRHQRETSALIEQQIQRWLMLQQAVEQRSPPCDSVACGHYIAISREAGTGAEQIARAVGDELGWRTLDRELLGLVAKAAACSPYDVELIDETGVRWIMEIFNHWIEHAPVSHEKYFLRLSAVLRAAVRQENVVIVGRGARFLLPHDKGLSVRLIAPKHFRIEQVRLLQGISLEQAREWVDQTDRDRREFVLQHFHHDVHHIHLYDLVLNVEKLGADGAARQIAAAARDVFPR
- the ruvX gene encoding Holliday junction resolvase RuvX, giving the protein MAAVPERETIFSAGRLAGIDYGTVRVGVALTDARRTLASPYEIYRRRDRAADARYFQSLVAQERIVGFVVGLPVHLNGRESEKSREARQFGEWLAETTGLPVAYFDERFTTAEADQFLGAAELTKKQRAARRDMLAAQIMLAAFLESTSPGEPAPLDD
- a CDS encoding SDR family oxidoreductase, which gives rise to MATRLIIGCGYLGGRVVRRWLAAGDAVYAVTRRADRALAWQQEGLKPVVADVTDRPTLDLPTADTVLYAVAHDPRSGKSHTETHVVGLTNVLDALPPTFRRLIYISTTGVYGDGQGQWVDEETPCHPQRPAGVACLAAERMLEAHGHGRRAVILRLAGLYGPDRIPRIDALLAGEALDAPQHGFLNLVHVDDAVEAVLAADEIETSLPRRYLIADGAPVERDEYYAELAGLVGAPAPRFRLPQRETPAYARATADKRVSNARMLAELQLTLRYPSYREGLRAIVAGRQALGE
- a CDS encoding PEP-CTERM sorting domain-containing protein gives rise to the protein MIQTIESFTDFNPSSGVETTPYASGAFTDPTMSAQAHAAPVAAPAVPEPSSLTLFGVAAGMFAGYRGWRRRKQASIA
- a CDS encoding universal stress protein, which encodes MAPFQKVLVGVDLLQADGVGSSNFSPPVAEAIKHGLWLAETSAASVTFFAAVDLPEATIVSLGGDASRVTGQLRKSGGRALDHLVHEAKARGLTADSRLVSGEGWVELTREVERGQYDVVIVGTRNVGAVERFLFGSTAMKLLHNCPCPVWITRPEPHPLPTSILVASDLSEVAENALRLGLALGALTGAKVNLLHAVDYPLDRLWSTGLLDTSAQIYHDKVKADGRQRLDEQLARVAGPNPSVKAELHIVEGLSIADTAVLDFIRVHHVDLLVMGTMARSGIPGVFIGNTAERLVTHVPCSLLAVKPADFTSPIGLP
- a CDS encoding cytochrome P450 — its product is MAVAPGITHAIPLPYGPLGAFLCDPLSFQMQARERFGDVFRFRIGPVVVHFLFHPEHVRRVLHEHPKNYLRGWQYRLMRRIFGDSLTVSEGAFWLRQRRMAQPAFHRQRLAEYTGVMVDAASGLVSRWRDMAAEEEEKVIEARREMSRLTLGITSRTLFDRDVSHEADEVGQAFAVLGQYFEYRLHHPFGSPSWVPTSTNRRFKKAVSTLKQIVTAIVRERLGDEADRGDLLSMLVQARDEETGERMTADQLRSEVLNFLLAGYETTATALTWTWYLLASHAPIRERVCQEIKAVIGDRLPSAADAPRLHITRAVIQESLRLYPPIWVVPRRVVANDEIGGFRIPARSTVVLCPYVTHRHPAFWDAPDVFDPDRFTAERMAGRPKEAYFPFLGGPHQCIGNEFALLEMQLVVARVLQEFDVTLRPGQVVKPIASLGLWPDGPVWLTVKSRA